The Gillisia sp. Hel_I_86 genome has a segment encoding these proteins:
- a CDS encoding IS1634 family transposase — translation MGVASLFLRMFLRKLKNRSGSISVQIISKERGKYKVVKSIGSSSNEQEIQKLVFLGKQEIERLEAQGKLFVSENDIVVEQLFEALGNASIKTAGPEIIFGKIYDGIGFNEINEDLFRHLVIARLAFPLSKLKTIEYLYRFQGVRLDIDAVYRFLDKLNDRLKTQVEQISFAHTLKVLGGKISIVFYDMTTLYFEASDEDDLRKAGFSKDGKHQNPQIFLGLLVGLGGYAISYDIFEGNIYEGHTLIPFIEKTTAKFNLEKPVIVADAGLLSNSNILALEEKGYQYIIGARLKNEPEKIKKQILAKKLIDGQMIKIPKAEKTRLIVTYANNRAAKDEHNRKRGLQRLEKRIKSGKLTKSNINNKGYNKYLKMQGDVTIEIDYEKFWKDNAWDGLKGYVTNTELSDKLVVENYKNLWHIEKAFRMSKTDLRIRPIYHRLRHRIEAHICISFTAYSIYKELERLLHTENSTISLRKAAELTHNIYQITYTLPDSKHTKSKLLKMDDQQAELYQIIEKNF, via the coding sequence ATGGGTGTTGCAAGCCTATTTTTGAGGATGTTTTTAAGAAAATTAAAGAATCGTTCTGGTAGTATATCGGTACAAATTATTTCCAAAGAAAGAGGGAAATACAAGGTTGTTAAGTCTATTGGCAGCAGTAGCAATGAGCAGGAGATCCAAAAACTTGTTTTTCTGGGAAAGCAGGAAATAGAAAGACTGGAGGCTCAGGGAAAATTGTTTGTTTCAGAAAATGACATTGTTGTTGAGCAGTTATTTGAAGCTTTGGGCAATGCCAGTATTAAAACCGCGGGCCCGGAAATTATTTTTGGAAAAATATATGACGGCATCGGTTTTAATGAGATCAATGAAGATCTGTTTCGCCATTTGGTGATTGCCAGATTGGCCTTTCCTTTGAGCAAATTAAAGACTATTGAATACCTGTACCGGTTTCAAGGTGTAAGGCTGGATATAGATGCTGTATATCGTTTCCTGGACAAGCTCAATGACCGTTTAAAAACACAGGTTGAGCAGATTTCTTTTGCACATACTTTAAAAGTTCTTGGAGGTAAGATCAGTATTGTCTTCTATGATATGACCACACTTTATTTTGAGGCCAGCGATGAGGATGATCTTAGAAAAGCAGGCTTCAGTAAGGATGGGAAGCATCAGAACCCCCAGATCTTTCTTGGTTTGTTGGTGGGGCTTGGAGGCTATGCTATTAGCTATGATATTTTCGAAGGCAATATTTATGAAGGGCATACTTTGATTCCATTCATAGAAAAAACAACAGCAAAATTTAATTTGGAAAAACCTGTGATTGTTGCCGATGCTGGCTTATTGTCAAATTCCAACATCTTGGCCCTTGAAGAAAAAGGTTACCAATATATCATTGGGGCAAGGTTAAAAAACGAACCAGAAAAAATAAAGAAACAGATACTGGCAAAAAAGCTTATCGATGGCCAGATGATCAAAATACCAAAGGCTGAAAAAACCCGTCTGATTGTTACCTATGCCAACAATCGAGCGGCAAAAGATGAGCACAACCGAAAAAGAGGATTGCAGCGCCTGGAAAAGCGGATAAAGTCTGGAAAGCTCACCAAATCCAACATCAACAATAAGGGTTACAATAAATATTTAAAAATGCAGGGGGATGTGACCATTGAAATTGATTATGAAAAATTCTGGAAAGACAACGCCTGGGATGGATTGAAAGGCTATGTAACCAATACAGAACTATCAGATAAACTCGTAGTCGAAAATTACAAAAATTTATGGCATATTGAAAAGGCCTTCAGAATGTCAAAGACCGATTTACGAATACGGCCCATTTACCACAGATTACGTCACCGGATCGAAGCCCATATCTGCATCTCATTTACGGCTTACAGTATCTATAAGGAATTGGAAAGGTTGCTGCACACAGAAAACTCTACTATATCACTAAGAAAAGCAGCAGAACTCACACATAATATATATCAAATAACTTATACCCTTCCTGATTCTAAACACACTAAATCAAAGCTCCTGAAAATGGATGATCAGCAGGCAGAATTATATCAAATCATCGAGAAAAATTTCTAG
- a CDS encoding ImmA/IrrE family metallo-endopeptidase yields the protein MIDDTTKKDIEKISYEVLKQSKSFDVFPTPINNILGHTELTIDNGIDLRNVDYSFIEKLKDKSADRFKILQSGLSKIKGLFFRPEKVIYVDLSQTTGRQNFVKLHEVGHGLLPWQNEIMLALDDNETLKASFEDQFEAEANYFASITLFQQDRFMTEMHKLNLSIDSAMALAKKFGSSVHSSLRNYVLKSKNRCALLVLNPIKKNAGNGSICSKRNLFHSQSFVRDIGELKLPEEYGYKWDFARHFKFGQKYKKGEISLETINDEYLDCSYQYFFNSFNIFVFIFPKGEVNKSKTQVILQNI from the coding sequence ATGATTGACGATACGACTAAGAAGGACATCGAAAAAATATCTTACGAAGTTCTTAAACAAAGTAAAAGCTTTGATGTTTTTCCAACTCCTATCAATAATATTTTAGGACATACCGAATTGACAATAGATAATGGGATAGACCTCCGAAATGTTGATTATAGTTTTATCGAGAAACTAAAAGATAAGTCAGCGGATCGCTTCAAAATTTTACAGTCTGGTTTATCGAAAATTAAAGGCCTATTTTTTAGACCTGAAAAGGTTATTTATGTTGATTTGAGCCAAACCACGGGAAGACAAAATTTCGTTAAACTTCACGAAGTTGGTCACGGCCTGTTGCCTTGGCAAAATGAGATAATGTTAGCTCTGGATGACAATGAAACCCTCAAAGCCAGTTTTGAAGATCAATTCGAAGCTGAAGCCAATTACTTTGCTTCAATTACCCTTTTTCAGCAAGATAGATTTATGACTGAAATGCATAAATTAAATCTGTCAATTGATTCAGCTATGGCTTTGGCCAAAAAATTTGGTTCTTCAGTTCACTCTTCTTTACGAAATTATGTTTTAAAGTCGAAAAATAGATGTGCTCTGCTTGTTTTGAATCCAATTAAAAAAAACGCGGGTAATGGGTCAATCTGTTCCAAGCGAAATTTGTTTCACTCTCAATCATTTGTCAGAGATATTGGGGAGCTTAAATTACCAGAGGAGTATGGATATAAGTGGGATTTTGCTCGTCATTTCAAATTTGGACAAAAGTACAAAAAAGGGGAAATTTCTTTAGAAACAATCAATGACGAGTATTTAGATTGTAGTTATCAATATTTCTTTAACTCCTTTAATATTTTTGTATTTATTTTCCCTAAAGGAGAAGTGAATAAAAGCAAAACTCAAGTAATTTTACAAAATATATAA
- a CDS encoding helix-turn-helix domain-containing protein produces MNSLGATLKEARKNVGLTLRQVEDNSGISNAYLSQLENEKIKNPSANILYKLSALYRVPLKTFLSSAGIIDKKNEEKDSANDSFVQKVAFSSEDMTFDEKEEVLRYLEFVKTHKRV; encoded by the coding sequence ATGAATTCACTTGGAGCTACTTTAAAAGAAGCCCGTAAAAATGTTGGTCTTACCCTAAGACAAGTGGAGGATAATTCTGGTATTTCCAATGCCTATCTCAGCCAATTGGAAAATGAAAAAATTAAAAATCCTTCAGCTAATATCCTTTACAAATTGTCCGCGCTTTATAGAGTGCCTCTTAAAACATTTCTAAGTAGTGCTGGAATAATTGACAAGAAAAATGAAGAAAAAGATTCCGCCAATGACAGTTTTGTCCAAAAAGTAGCTTTTTCTTCTGAAGATATGACTTTTGATGAAAAGGAAGAAGTTTTAAGATATTTAGAATTCGTCAAAACTCACAAGCGAGTATGA
- a CDS encoding DUF2604 domain-containing protein translates to MKKEKIQIKVLIEGDKAFNDDYNQNQKIKVLINKSLANLKIDSDGRELKREDGTPILDWDKTIEEINISAGECLRFFKKAPKPDRDKGFA, encoded by the coding sequence ATGAAAAAAGAAAAAATTCAAATCAAAGTATTGATTGAGGGCGATAAGGCATTTAATGACGATTACAACCAAAATCAAAAAATTAAAGTTCTAATAAATAAAAGCTTGGCAAATCTGAAAATTGATTCAGATGGAAGAGAGCTAAAGAGAGAGGATGGCACCCCAATTTTGGATTGGGATAAAACTATTGAAGAAATTAATATTTCTGCAGGAGAATGTCTAAGATTTTTCAAAAAGGCTCCTAAACCAGACAGAGATAAGGGATTTGCATAA
- a CDS encoding ThiF family adenylyltransferase has product MDVFYWNTHPAYKNLYEAELGLLKRGLGGKFKLLELLEPPKSELNKVSVLGLLKFGNSSEQHVLVVFPTKYPYAPPKVKAVSLAYTPDGTTVSQIIPKLFGKGNQYNDGALCLFQQGFWNSNEHNVGWLLRRAQKWLISVNSPQGFKPEEIVEENPSPLQNIGQVIIPKEIHIPKNLKTGEFTLTQFKPNYYILEQNVLSEPPFYFQLNKEVFRWYGFEKHLSFKKLFPAITAQAFIDIFKQYFGENLIEKSQTRNVAFYLPGDVNPWHFFKLVITVNGPSVNIQPNYYIGRNVASELYLRTKDLFDDKILSKKRITIIGLGAIGSEVALSLAKNGIGHFNLFDSDIFEIGNSVRHAADLFYIGEDKVSVMKRLIRRSNPNITVNSYKTDILDDSGLLEESLSKSDLCIVLTAEESVDYLINDRYITNFGVPFVFARVSEGALSGSIQVVSNDSACLRCLSLRDKDFLPTSSKKISFQELMPEYGSCSNPAVPGSEIDTKEISLQVARISLQLLLKDKNKTYPELKHRQFYWHGPFGSDSNEPFTWERRNYKKHPKCSVCN; this is encoded by the coding sequence ATGGATGTTTTTTATTGGAATACGCATCCGGCTTATAAGAATTTATATGAGGCTGAACTTGGTTTACTAAAAAGGGGCTTGGGCGGTAAATTTAAATTATTAGAACTTCTTGAACCCCCCAAATCTGAATTGAATAAAGTCAGTGTATTAGGATTACTCAAATTTGGCAATAGTTCTGAACAGCACGTTTTAGTTGTCTTCCCCACTAAATATCCGTATGCTCCTCCAAAAGTAAAGGCTGTATCATTAGCTTACACTCCTGATGGCACAACCGTATCTCAAATAATTCCCAAATTATTTGGAAAAGGAAATCAATATAATGATGGCGCTTTATGCCTTTTTCAACAGGGCTTTTGGAATAGTAATGAACATAATGTGGGATGGTTATTAAGAAGAGCTCAAAAATGGCTGATATCAGTCAATTCTCCTCAAGGCTTCAAGCCAGAAGAGATTGTTGAAGAGAACCCTTCCCCACTTCAAAACATTGGCCAAGTAATTATTCCGAAGGAAATCCATATACCAAAAAATCTCAAAACTGGAGAATTTACATTAACACAATTCAAGCCTAACTATTATATTCTGGAACAAAATGTACTTAGTGAGCCTCCATTTTATTTTCAATTAAACAAAGAAGTCTTTAGGTGGTATGGTTTTGAAAAACATCTAAGTTTCAAAAAGCTCTTTCCTGCTATTACTGCTCAAGCTTTCATCGATATTTTTAAACAATATTTTGGCGAGAACCTTATTGAAAAAAGCCAAACCAGGAATGTTGCATTTTATTTACCCGGGGATGTCAATCCTTGGCACTTCTTTAAATTGGTAATAACTGTAAATGGCCCTTCGGTCAACATTCAACCCAATTATTATATCGGAAGAAATGTCGCAAGTGAACTTTACCTGAGAACAAAAGATTTATTTGACGATAAAATACTTTCAAAAAAGCGCATCACTATTATTGGTCTTGGCGCAATTGGAAGTGAGGTGGCATTATCCTTAGCCAAAAATGGCATAGGACATTTCAATCTTTTTGATAGCGATATCTTTGAAATTGGTAATTCAGTCAGACACGCAGCTGATTTGTTTTACATCGGGGAGGACAAAGTCAGCGTTATGAAACGTTTGATACGAAGATCTAATCCTAATATTACAGTGAACAGTTACAAAACCGATATTCTAGATGATTCTGGACTGCTTGAGGAATCTCTTTCAAAAAGCGATTTGTGTATAGTACTTACTGCTGAAGAGTCAGTAGATTATTTAATCAACGATAGATACATAACTAATTTTGGTGTTCCCTTCGTTTTCGCTCGTGTATCGGAAGGTGCTCTCTCCGGGTCTATTCAAGTAGTAAGTAACGATTCCGCTTGTTTGAGATGCCTTAGCTTAAGAGATAAAGATTTTTTGCCAACATCTTCTAAGAAAATAAGTTTTCAAGAACTGATGCCAGAGTATGGTAGTTGTTCGAATCCTGCCGTACCAGGCTCCGAAATAGATACGAAAGAAATTTCATTACAGGTCGCTAGGATTTCTTTACAACTCTTATTAAAAGACAAAAACAAAACGTATCCTGAATTAAAACATCGACAATTTTACTGGCACGGGCCTTTTGGTTCCGATAGCAACGAGCCTTTTACTTGGGAACGCAGAAATTATAAAAAGCATCCAAAATGTTCCGTATGCAATTAG
- a CDS encoding Mov34/MPN/PAD-1 family protein encodes MQLVDVLYHKSVLEVFSSEIEKFGLIETGGVLLGYNQNNQLIITRATDGGPKAIHEDFYFQADSHYIDMIIDMEYANSDGKIGYVGEWHSHPQIYPTPSEVDLNSLLEITESSKTTNILLIIGAVDFDNTKFIDQTISIIKKFNENKFYSLNQIIF; translated from the coding sequence ATGCAATTAGTAGATGTTTTATATCACAAATCAGTTCTGGAAGTATTTTCAAGTGAAATTGAAAAGTTCGGACTTATTGAAACTGGCGGAGTCTTATTAGGCTATAATCAAAACAATCAATTAATAATTACTAGAGCGACAGATGGTGGGCCAAAAGCAATTCACGAAGATTTTTATTTCCAAGCGGATTCACACTACATAGATATGATTATCGATATGGAATATGCCAATTCTGATGGGAAAATTGGATATGTTGGTGAATGGCATTCTCACCCTCAGATTTATCCCACACCTAGTGAAGTCGATTTAAATTCACTGTTAGAGATAACTGAATCTTCAAAAACAACAAATATTCTTTTAATCATTGGTGCGGTTGACTTTGACAATACTAAATTTATAGACCAAACTATATCTATAATTAAAAAATTCAATGAAAACAAATTTTATTCTCTTAACCAAATTATTTTCTAA